Proteins co-encoded in one Saprospira grandis genomic window:
- a CDS encoding transposase → MTNVEKTLQNYALTNRFYTAQGEFIFNVWFPPLASKNLIAKPSKRGRPKTISDEFIRYLFRLKVLFSFGYRQLEGILKCVISEYNLDVNPISYSQICRRVKKLKLNIKPKKTDTKRSIAIDSTGLKTKGQGEWLRKKHLEKQRSS, encoded by the coding sequence ATGACAAATGTAGAAAAAACCTTACAGAATTACGCACTAACCAACAGATTTTATACCGCCCAAGGGGAGTTTATTTTTAATGTTTGGTTCCCGCCTTTGGCAAGCAAAAACCTCATAGCTAAGCCTTCAAAACGCGGCAGACCTAAAACAATTTCTGATGAATTTATTCGCTATTTATTCCGCTTAAAAGTGCTTTTTTCGTTTGGATACCGACAATTAGAAGGTATTCTAAAATGCGTTATTTCCGAATATAATTTGGATGTCAATCCAATATCTTACAGCCAAATATGCCGCAGAGTCAAAAAACTAAAGCTGAATATTAAGCCTAAAAAAACGGATACAAAAAGATCGATAGCGATAGATAGTACAGGGCTAAAAACCAAAGGACAGGGAGAATGGTTAAGAAAAAAACACCTAGAAAAACAGCGCTCTAGCTGA